Proteins from one Bombyx mori chromosome 25, ASM3026992v2 genomic window:
- the LOC101743630 gene encoding hemicentin-1, with product MTRAWSSKQCAAWAWLAVLAALGRTTAYTDTEEFLSDLDKPVPTSDVQGVLGKKASLPCDIQPLHSEDEVVMVLWFKESDGDQPLYSYDIRGRSQSQPKLWSSPTVFANRAFFRGTATPAVLMLDNVMATDAGVYRCRVDFKNSPTRNLKVNFTVIMPPNRPTIFDAKRRDRTKLVEPYNEGANVLLICEVEGGNPRPRVTWYLENTVIDDSFEQRPDGVTVNTLTFPNVGRQHLNARLVCQASNTNLAPPETKVLILDINLKPISVTILTKEKQISADKRYEVECKTTGSRPEAYVTWWKNNRQLKRMAKNFSENNETLSVLSLVPGVEDDGKYLACRAENKHIPDSAIEDKWRLNVHYVPIVDLKMGSNLNPDEIKEGDDVYFECTVKANPKTHRLVWFHDNSEIYHNEAAGVILSAQSLVLQSVTRAAAGDYTCMAANSEGKGTSNPVTLLVRYAPVCAERRDGELFGALKHETVSLHCSVDANPALVSFHWTFNNSGEQTEIPPRLYSSHGHTSTLNYTPTTDMEYGTLACFGENTVGQQKVPCLFQLVAAGRPFPLQNCTVANQSIDSLYVECVENFDGGLPQTFLMELLELPSLAVRYNVSTNRTPPYFEIKGLPPGVSYRIELYAVNAKGRSDVSTIETVTLKGQAKFTGESNALGMSPVLASIAASSALLAAAVCGVLAVLYKKHSNRQRRLPAKHAPLSESMYVERTPNCPTPVKQEVESRASSTEPRDQRSERGARGALLHTSDPMADDADPDIIPCLYERRPVSNGYMSLQRPPSSTKIAKMSGDDIRSEPDGGAYYNDYRKKDYKIPLTSSYHSLGRANKGVTACSPGSATGVTSSLTQHRLRPEVVTTSHRVQESCI from the exons TGCCAACATCGGACGTGCAAGGCGTTCTGGGGAAGAAAGCTTCGTTACCCTGCGACATTCAGCCTCTGCATTCAGAAGACGAAGTCGTGATGGTGCTCTGGTTCAAGGAGTCTGATGGAGATCAACCTTTATATAG CTACGACATTCGTGGCCGGTCACAAAGTCAGCCCAAGCTGTGGTCTTCGCCGACCGTGTTCGCAAACCGGGCATTCTTCAGAGGAACCGCTACGCCTGCAGTCTTGATGCTGGACAATGTGATGGCCACTGATGCAGGAGTCTACAGGTGTAGAGTAGATTTCAAGAATTCGCCCACAAGAAATCTAAAAGTCAATTTTACTGTCATAA TGCCTCCAAATCGTCCGACGATATTCGATGCCAAACGAAGAGACCGAACAAAATTAGTCGAACCATACAATGAAGGGGCCAACGTATTGCTAATCTGCGAAGTCGAAGGAG GAAATCCAAGACCTCGTGTAACGTGGTACCTGGAGAACACGGtgatagacgactcatttgagCAGCGTCCTGATGGAGTAACCGTCAACACCCTGACCTTCCCCAACGTGGGTCGTCAGCACCTCAACGCAAGACTCGTCTGCCAAGCTTCGAACACCAATCTGGCGCCACCGGAAACGAAAGTCCTGATATTAGACATTAATT TGAAGCCGATATCGGTGACGATCCTGACGAAGGAGAAGCAAATATCGGCCGACAAAAGGTACGAAGTGGAGTGCAAGACGACGGGCTCCCGGCCCGAGGCGTATGTCACTTGGTGGAAGAACAATAGACAGCTGAAGCGGATGGCAAAAAAC TTCTCAGAGAACAATGAGACGCTAAGCGTTTTGAGTTTAGTGCCAGGGGTTGAAGATGACGGGAAATACCTAGCTTGCCGAGCCGAGAACAAACATATACCAGATTCAGCAATTGAAGACAAGTGGCGACTAAATGTTCACT ATGTACCAATAGTGGATCTGAAAATGGGCTCCAACCTAAACCCTGACGAGATCAAGGAAGGGGACGACGTTTATTTCGAGTGCACTGTCAAGGCTAATCCGAAGACACATCGCCTTGTTTGGTTTCACGAT AACTCTGAAATTTACCACAACGAAGCAGCAGGTGTGATTCTTAGTGCTCAGAGCTTGGTCCTTCAGAGCGTCACTAGAGCAGCTGCTGGGGACTACACCTGCATGGCTgctaacagtgaaggaaaaggAACTAGCAACCCGGTGACGCTGCTAGTGCGAT ATGCCCCTGTTTGCGCTGAACGAAGAGATGGAGAACTATTTGGAGCCCTCAAGCATGAAACAGTATCTCTGCATTGTTCTGTAGATGCGAACCCCGCACTGGTGTCTTTCCACTGGACCTTTAATAATTCTGGCGAACAAACGGAAATCCCACCAAG GTTATACAGTAGTCACGGCCACACATCCACCTTGAACTATACTCCGACAACGGACATGGAGTATGGAACTCTGGCCTGTTTCGGCGAGAACACTGTTGGACAACAAAAAGTACCGTGTCTATTCCAATTAGTAGCTGCAG GTCGTCCATTCCCACTTCAGAACTGCACAGTGGCTAACCAAAGCATTGATTCTCTGTATGTCGAGTGTGTTGAGAACTTCGATGGTGGACTGCCACAGACCTTCCTGATGGAGCTGCTTGAGCTGCCCTCATTAGCA GTCCGATACAACGTATCTACAAACAGGACACCACCCTACTTCGAAATCAAAGGTCTTCCGCCAGGCGTTAGCTACAGGATAGAGCTGTATGCTGTCAACGCAAAAGGCAGAAGCGATGTGTCTACCATTGAAACAGTCACTTTGAAGGGTCAAGCTAAATTTACTG GTGAAAGCAACGCCCTCGGAATGTCACCAGTCTTAGCTTCAATAGCTGCGTCATCAGCTCTACTGGCTGCAGCTGTCTGTGGGGTTCTGGCTGTACTCTATAAGAAGCATAGCAACAGACAACGACGGCTTCCCGCCAAACATGCCCCATTGAG TGAATCAATGTACGTCGAACGAACACCGAACTGTCCGACTCCAGTGAAGCAGGAGGTGGAGTCCCGCGCCAGCAGTACGGAGCCCCGAGACCAGAGGTCGGAGCGAGGGGCCAGAGGGGCTTTACTGCACACATCTGATCCCATGGCTGACGACGCTGATCCCGATATAATTCCTTGTTTATAtg AGAGGAGACCAGTGTCCAACGGGTACATGAGCCTCCAGAGACCTCCGTCCAGTACAAAGATCGCCAAGATGAGCGGTGACGACATTCGTTCAGAGCCCGACGGCGGCGCCTACTACAACGATTATAGGAAAAAGGATTACAAAATACCTTTAACTAGC TCGTACCACAGTCTAGGGAGAGCCAACAAGGGCGTCACGGCGTGCAGCCCTGGTTCCGCGACGGGCGTGACGTCATCACTGACGCAACATCGACTGCGGCCGGAAGTCGTCACCACCTCGCATCGAGTGCAAGAGAGCTGTATATAA